A region of Gracilinanus agilis isolate LMUSP501 chromosome 3, AgileGrace, whole genome shotgun sequence DNA encodes the following proteins:
- the RPS3 gene encoding 40S ribosomal protein S3 has product MAVQISKKRKFVADGIFKAELNEFLTRELAEDGYSGVEVRVTPTRTEIIILATRTQNVLGEKGRRIRELTAVVQKRFGFPEGSVELYAEKVATRGLCAIAQAESLRYKLLGGLAVRRACYGVLRFIMESGAKGCEVVVSGKLRGQRAKSMKFVDGLMIHSGDPVNYYVDTAVRHVLLRQGVLGIKVKIMLPWDPSGKIGPKKPLPDHVSIVEPKDEILPTTPISEQKGGKPEQPAMPQPVPTA; this is encoded by the exons ATGGCGGTGCAGATCTCCAAGAAGAGGAAG TTTGTTGCTGATGGCATCTTCAAAGCTGAACTGAATGAGTTCCTCACCAGGGAGCTGGCAGAAGATGGCTATTCTGGGGTGGAGGTTCGAGTTACCCCAACCAGGACAGAAATCATCATCTTGGCCACCAG GACTCAGAATGTCCTCGGAGAGAAGGGTCGCCGAATTCGTGAACTGACAGCTGTAGTTCAGAAGAGGTTTGGCTTCCCTGAAGGCAGCGTAGAG cTATACGCCGAGAAGGTGGCCACCAGAGGTCTCTGTGCTATTGCCCAGGCCGAATCCCTGCGTTACAAGCTCCTCGGAGGTCTTGCTGTGCGTAG GGCCTGCTATGGTGTCCTCCGCTTCATTATGGAGAGTGGAGCAAAAGGTTGTGAAGTGGTGGTGTCTGGTAAGCTCAGAGGCCAGAGAGCCAAGTCCATGAAGTTTGTGGACGGCTTGATGATCCACAGCGGAGACCCTGTCAACTACTACGTCGACACAGCTGTGCGCCACGTCCTCCTCAGACAGG GTGTGTTGGGAATTAAAGTCAAAATCATGTTGCCCTGGGATCCAAGTGGCAAGATTGGCCCTAAGAAGCCCCTGCCTGACCATGTGAGCATCGTAGAGCCCAAGGATGAGATTCTTCCTACCACCCCTATCTCAGAGCAGAAGGGTGGGAAGCCAGAACAACCAGCCATGCCCCAGCCAGTGCCCACTGCCTAA